From the Bos javanicus breed banteng chromosome 7, ARS-OSU_banteng_1.0, whole genome shotgun sequence genome, the window acatgttcaagcttgttttagaaaacgcagaggaaccagagatcaaattgccaacatcccctggatcattgaaaaagcaagagagttccagaaaaacatctacttctgctttattgactatgccaaagcctttgactgtgtggatcacaataaactggaatattctgaaagagatggtaataccagaccacctgacttgcctctcgagaaatctgtatgcaggtcaggaagcaacagttagaactggacatggaataacagactggctccaaataggaaagaagtacatcaaggctatatattgtcaccatgcttatttaaattatatacagagtacatcatgagaaacgctgggctggaagaagcacaagctggaatcaagattgccgggagaaatatcaataacctcagatatgcagatgacaccacccttatgacagaaagcgaagaagaactaaagagtctcttgatgaaagtgaaagaggagagtgaaaaaattggcttaaagttcaacatttagaaaactaagatcatggtatctgttcccatcacttcatggcaaatagatggggaaacagtggaaacagtggctgattttatttttttagtctcccaaatcactgcagatggtgactgcacccatgaaataaaaaggcacttactccttggaagaaaagttgtgaccagcctagacagcatattaaaaagcagagacattactttgccaacaaaggtccatctagtcaaggctatggttagtTACCTGGATCTGGTTAGTTACCTGGATCTGGTAAACAAGAGGCTACCTTTTGGCCTTGCTCAGATTGGAGCGTGTTTTCACCCTGTTTCTGATACTAAGCAGACACCTGATGGTGTTAAAAGAATCGGTGAAAAGACTGAAGCTTCTCTGGTATGGTTTACTTCAGCAAGAACTGCAAGCCAGTGGCTTGATTTCTGGTTACGTCATCGACTCCTATGGTGGAGAAAGTTTGCTATGAGTCCATCTAACTTCAGCAGTGGAGATTGTCAGGATGAAGCAGGCCGAAAAGGAAACAGACTTTACTACAATTCCCCCTGGGGAAAGGAGCCAATAGAAACCCTGTGGAACCTAGAAGATCATGAACTTTTACACATGTATCCTGGAAGTGTGGCTCAAGTACACGGCCGAGACGGGCGGAAAAATGTGGTTCCTTCTGTTTTATCTATAAATGGAGATCTAGACCGAGGCATGCTGGCCTACCTCTATGATTCTTTCCAGCTAACAGAGAACTCCTTTACAAGAAAGAAAGATCTTCATAGAAAGGTGCTTAAACTTCACCCTTGCTTGGCCCCTATTAAAGCTGCTTTGGATGTGGGACGAGGCCCAACAGTGGAACTCAGACAGGTTTGTCAAGGGCTGTTTAATGAATTACTGGAGAATGGAATTTCTGTGTGGCCTGGTTATCTGGAAACTGTGCAGTCTTCACTGGTACAACTTTATTCAAAATATGATGAAATGAGTATCCTCTTCACAGTGTTGATTACTGAAGCTACTTTGGAGAATGGATTAATACagttgagaagcagagacaccacAATGAAGGAGATGATGCATATATCCAAAGTAAAAGACTTTTTAACTAACTATATATCATCAGCTAAGAATGTATAGATttcaatatttgtataataaatattcatctttcctaaaaaaaaaaaaaacatagtcatGTTTTTtcatagtcatgtatgtatgtgagtttttccatagtcatgtatgtatgtgagtcatgtatggatgtgagagttg encodes:
- the LOC133251760 gene encoding DNA polymerase subunit gamma-2, mitochondrial-like; this translates as MVSYLDLVSYLDLVNKRLPFGLAQIGACFHPVSDTKQTPDGVKRIGEKTEASLVWFTSARTASQWLDFWLRHRLLWWRKFAMSPSNFSSGDCQDEAGRKGNRLYYNSPWGKEPIETLWNLEDHELLHMYPGSVAQVHGRDGRKNVVPSVLSINGDLDRGMLAYLYDSFQLTENSFTRKKDLHRKVLKLHPCLAPIKAALDVGRGPTVELRQVCQGLFNELLENGISVWPGYLETVQSSLVQLYSKYDEMSILFTVLITEATLENGLIQLRSRDTTMKEMMHISKVKDFLTNYISSAKNV